Below is a window of Microtus ochrogaster isolate Prairie Vole_2 chromosome 5, MicOch1.0, whole genome shotgun sequence DNA.
CAAGAGCCCTGTGCTCAACAGGACTGTCAACTCAGAGGGGGAAAAACCTTTTAAGGAAACTTAAACTTCAGTGGGCTGCTCTTGTGCCAGGACTTTGAGGCCCTCTGAACATAAGCCGAACCACAGATGGCTGTGCGTAAGTCTGGATCCTGACACCCGCCCTCCCCACCCGGAGCCTCAGCACCAGTTGTTGGCCAAAAATAAACACCATTCCTCAACCATATATGTCCAGCAGTCCTGAtctcagaggaagcaggaggcaggTCAGACCCTTGCCGGGCGGGCACACTCACGTGAAGCAGCCCCTCAGCATGCACATAACCCAGCTCAATCGGGAGTGCCTGCTGTGCCTCTTCTCCTTCCTGGACAAGGACAGCAGGAAGAACCTCTCCAGGACCTGCTCCCAGCTCCGAGACGTGTTTGAGGACCTCACCCTCTGGCCCCTGCTGCACTTCCATTCCCTCGCAGAGCTCAAGAAGGACAACTTCCGGCTGGGCCCTGCACTGCGCAGCCTGTCCATCTGTTGGCATTCCAGCCGCGTGCAGGTGTGCAGCATCGAGGACTGGCTCAAGAGTGCCTTCCAGAGGAGCATCTGCAGCCAGCATGACAGCCTGGTTAACGAGTTCCTCCTGCAGGTGTGCGACAGGTAGGCCACCTC
It encodes the following:
- the Fbxl22 gene encoding F-box and leucine-rich protein 22; its protein translation is MSSSPDLRGSRRQVRPLPGGHTHVKQPLSMHITQLNRECLLCLFSFLDKDSRKNLSRTCSQLRDVFEDLTLWPLLHFHSLAELKKDNFRLGPALRSLSICWHSSRVQVCSIEDWLKSAFQRSICSQHDSLVNEFLLQVCDRCPNLASLTLSGCGHVTDDCLTRLLLSCPRLRALRLENCARVTNRTLAAVAAHGRSLQTLHVDFCRNVSAAGLLRLRAACPSLTLSAEHSAAMIPDQPPRAHGCAASLFPAAPGARCLPHQTSSCGGLARD